From Juglans regia cultivar Chandler chromosome 9, Walnut 2.0, whole genome shotgun sequence:
ATGGCTTCTGCAGCTACAAAGGCATTTTCAGTGGCCGAATCATCATGCGTATTCACTTTGTCCTCACTCTTAAGCACCACCACAAAAAACCCATATCGAATTATCCCTGTCCCATTCAAACCCACCAACCTCCACCTCTCTTGCTCTCGCTCTTCTTCACTCTTTTCTCCACCTCTCTCCCTCAGAAACAAGACCCACTTTTCCTCTATAGTCACCTTTGTAGCACAGACCTCAGACTGGGCTCAACAAGAAGAAGACAACAACACCATCACCATTGaccatgaaaagaaagaaactacTGAACAGGAAGAGAAGACCGTTTGGGAAAATGAATGGGAAGTTGAGCCCAAGGGTTCGGTCGTTGAGGGCGTCGAAGCAGAGGGCGTCGAAGCAGAGGGAGAGAGTGGTGAGGATGGGGACTTTaaggagagagaagaagaggacgAACAGTTTGTAGAGCCTCCAGAAGATGCAAAACTTTTTGTTGGAAATTTGCCTTATGACGTTGATAGTGAGAAATTGGCTATGCTTTTCGAGCAGGCCGGGACCGTGGAGATTGCTGAGGTGAGGTTTATGGCTTTTGGTTTTTGCAAAGTTGCTGGTTTTGGGGTTTACGAATTTGTGGAGGTTATGATACATGGGTGTAGCTTATTTGGTTTACgtattattgttttgtttgtggTTATAGGTTATATACAATAGGGAGACTGATCAGAGTCGTGGGTTCGGTTTTGTGACTATGAGTACTGTTGAAGAAGCTGAGAAGGCTGTAGGGACGTTCAACCGCTATGTAagttgcttcttcttcttctctctctctctttctcttttgagagaatttttattcagttttttcttAGCGATATCACTAATTATAGCATGTGTATACACGAAGCAATAAAGCTGAATAGGAattcaagaaattaagaatGGATATGAAAAAATACAGTGTGATACAATTTAAGAAGggaaaattgtttataaaaatatctgcaaggGTGCCAACCCGAGAGCAAGTTAgtcataacattttttttattggcaccgggtgttcAAAAacaacgtcccgactaatcctgggTGTACAGGCCCTTGGCATTGAGTTTCTCATAAGTGCACATCGGGTAATTTAAGAGGAAAATCTCTCagtctgatggcccctagagattgtttgcacacAGTGGGTTTCGAACCTTAGACCCGGATGGAGCATACctccaagaccaaggcctttaccacttaagccaacccctagggggtAAGTTAGTCATAACATAACCATGAGGATAACTTTGATGTGCAACTTTGACAAGTTAAGACTTGCAAAGCCAAATAGCAAACTAGCCGAAAGTTATGTTTTATAGACAGTTTGGATGGGCTCCTGCCAAATCCATGAGTGTCAATCCTTAAACATGGAACTGAAGAGAGGGGTTGCAATGACAGCAGCAACTGGAATGAGAAGAAGGATCCATACATTGAAAGCATTTATGAGCCAATGCATTTGAATCCTTATTATTGATCTCTGACTCACTCGGTTCTAGGTttaattccaaattttttttttgtccttggTGAAACTTGAGATTAGAAGACAAAGTGGTAGACTAATGGACATCCAGCAGAGCTACCCTCAATGAGGACCCTACCCCCCTCTCTGTCTTCATGTGAGTTGCTTGTACAGTCCCAAATAGATGAGGAACAAGCTGAACGAAAGAGAGACTTGATACTCAAGTCACCTCCCCTCTCCCATAATTAGGTGAGGGCCAGGCGCTTACCTTCACCATCTCCCCATGTTCTACTGATCAAATGATGCAAGGGTGGACTTGGATAAGAGCGGAGAAGATACATTTTTCCCCAGctttagattttgaattgaagGTTGCGGTCTCCAGTATGCATCTAAATGAGCAGAAGTACCCATGGATCTTATGCTGCTTTGGAATGATTCACAGGTTGCCTTGACCATCTAATTGAACAGACCAGGGGCTCACCTTCACCATCTCCCAAAGTACTCATTGATCTTATGCTGCAAATATTTGATGGGTTTGTGTCACAAGTAAATGAAGGTTCTAGTGCCATGACAGTATGTGTCTCATATGCGGCCAAGTTTCAGTAACCAGCATTGGGAGCTTATGAGTGGAATTGCTAGATGTTTACCAGAGATACAGGTTTTATGATTCTACTGTTGACTTGCTAATAGCAATAAGTAGGGACGGAAACTACTTTTGTCGGTGAGTAATAGCAAGTTGAAACCCACGGTTGTACTTTTGGCTTTTGTATTTCCTGACTTACGTTGAAACTTGTAACATCAAGTCATATGATTGCTTAAGGAATTTGCTCATTTGGTCAAGGACTTCTTTGGAGGAACTTCAACCTAAGGTGTTCCGCTATGAGGTTAGTAGGAAATGCAAAGCTGGTGCCAGAATGTTGTAGACAACAAAATAGAGGTTGCATCGCTGTGGTGATGTATGGAAGGATGAGGTTTATTTATGTCCTTCTAAGAGCAATATACACGAGGTTAGGGttctaatatgaaaaaaaaggtGCAGAATGACAATttgactaaataaaaaaaaaaaaagaaaaaatctgtgCAAAAACATAGTTTCACCTCTAATCCGATTGTTTCtgtaaaaaatgttaaaaagaaaaaataaacgcATTCAGTGCAGACTTGTAAAGTACATTGTCAGGTCAGAGTGATCTTAATTTATGGCATATGAGGATCGAACCTTGTTAGTAGGTGAATTGCCTATTGAGGAAAGGTGCTTCAAGGTTAAAATGTGTCGTGTATAGTTTATGTAGCTATCATACTATTTATAAGGTAATGTAGTTTTGTTGGTCATTAATGCAGCCTTTCTTGTACTTCTTTTTCACCCTTTTTTCAGTATTCTAGAATATCTGACCTAatctattacaatatataattttggaaGCATTAGTCTTATCCTGTTCACACCTTACCCACATGACCATctccaaatgatattttttactGTGCTTCCATCACATGTACACAACAAACACATGTTTTTTCCTGTCAATATATCTTGATGGATGTGTTGTCTCTGagtttatctttatctttttcctttGAATAGGATTTAGATGGAAGGCCATTGACTGTTAACAAGGCTGCTCCAAGAGGAATTCGACCAGAACGCCCCCCTCGCACATTTGAACCCTCCTTCAGAATTTATGTTGGTAACCTACCATGGGATGTGGACAATGGTCGCCTGGAACAGCTTTTCAGTGAGCATGGTAAGGTGGTAGATGCTCGGGTAGTTTATGACAGAGAGAGTGGCCGTTCACGTGGTTTTGGCTTTGTAACAATGTCAAGTGAGACTGAAAGGAATGATGCCATTGCTGCTCTTGATGGACAGGTATTcaccttccttctttctttctttctttctttaatgaAAAGTTCTGTTTCGTCCCATAATGCATATTCTGTAATATTACTTCATCAAATTATCATATTCTGTAAGTTGCATCTTGCTAGTCCTGATGGCTGATAAAAGGCCAAAAGCATATAGGGTTCCTGAGGACTTGTTCTGAGGACTAGTTATGTCTATGTCGGATGTATCCAAAATCTATACCTCATATCACCTTTGGGTGTCTTGGTGCTGCAGAGTTTGGATGGGAGGGCAATTAGAGTGAATGTTGCCGAAGACAGACCAAGGCGGAGTTTCTGACTTGGGCTAATATGAAGAATCCAAAGCTTTGCTGGTGCTAGTGTCTTTTACCATGGTGAAAATTTTCTTGTCaagttgttttagtttttaatttgatggtctcattttattttatccatTCCCAGtttaaattatgcaaaaatCACAATTGACTTCAGAaatttgtctgatttatttgTTGTCTCTATAGTCTTATGTTCTGTGGAAAACAAGAGCTATAGGTGGAGTCCTCAACGTGTATTTTCATAGAATTTTAGTCATTATTGGCGTTTGGGGGTGTGAGGAGAGGAGCATGTGCAATTACTCAAA
This genomic window contains:
- the LOC108986717 gene encoding 28 kDa ribonucleoprotein, chloroplastic-like → MASAATKAFSVAESSCVFTLSSLLSTTTKNPYRIIPVPFKPTNLHLSCSRSSSLFSPPLSLRNKTHFSSIVTFVAQTSDWAQQEEDNNTITIDHEKKETTEQEEKTVWENEWEVEPKGSVVEGVEAEGVEAEGESGEDGDFKEREEEDEQFVEPPEDAKLFVGNLPYDVDSEKLAMLFEQAGTVEIAEVIYNRETDQSRGFGFVTMSTVEEAEKAVGTFNRYDLDGRPLTVNKAAPRGIRPERPPRTFEPSFRIYVGNLPWDVDNGRLEQLFSEHGKVVDARVVYDRESGRSRGFGFVTMSSETERNDAIAALDGQSLDGRAIRVNVAEDRPRRSF